AGGATACAACGGACTTTGGTATTACACTGTCTTCGTAGAAAACGGAAGAGTGTTGGATGATGAAAAACTTGCATTAAAAACAGCTTTACTGGAAGTTGCTAAAACTAAAAAGTCTAACTTCTTATTTACTGCTAATCAAAATGTGATCGTAAGTGATGTAGCAGAAAAAGATAAGAAAGAGATCAATGCTATTTTAGAGAAATATAAAATTACGGAGCATACAGATAAGGCATCTTTAGTACGCAAAAATTCTATTGCTTGTGTGGCGTTACCAACCTGCCCTTTAGCATTAGCAGAGGCGCAACGTTACATGCCAACATTATTAACTAAGATAGAGAACCTGTTGTCAAAATATGAATTGAGTGATGAAAATATGATCATTCGTATGACCGGTTGTCCTAATGGTTGTGCTCGCCCTTATTTGGCAGAGATTGGATTTGTTGGAACTGGTCCTGGCAAGTACAATTTACATTTGGGAGGTGATCATCAAGGTCAGCGCTTAAATAAGATCTATAAAGAGAATTTAGATGAAGCCGCTATACTCGGGCATTTGGAAGGATTGTTCTTTCAATTTAAAAAAGACAGGCATAAAGCTGAGACCTTTGGTGACTTTGCGATAAGAAAGCAATGGGTACATTATTAAACTTTTATTATAAACGAATTATAACAGTCATATTCAGTATGACTGTTTTTTTGTGTGCCATGCAAGCACAAAAAACAATTGCGCATACCAATATGGTGTGGCTGGGTTATAATAATACGCTTCAGTTGAATGATCGTTTTTCTATTGTCAGTGAAGCACAACTACGTACGAGAGATAATTGGATGGATCATTGGTCGCAATTATTAATACGTAGCGGGGTGAGTTATGGTATTAATAAGAAATGGTCAACAGCGGCTGGTTTTGCATGGTTTAGCAATGTGCAATATGTTGGGAAAGAAGCATTGTTTAAAAATGAATGGCGTCCCTGGGAAGACCTGCAATTAAAAACCAAGATTGCAAATGGGGTACTTACGCAGCGTTTGAGGTTGGAGCAGCGTTTTCTTCAACTGGTTAGCAATAACCAATTGAGCTCACAATATGAGTTTGTTTTTCGCACACGTTATCGTATTGATGCATTGTTTCCAGTAAATAAGCAATGGCAAGCCGGAATAGGAAATGAAATTATAGTCAATCCACAGTTTATTAAGACCTACCGTTTCTTCGATCAGGAGCGGATTTTCGCCATCTTAAATAAAAAATTTTCCCGTACTATTTCATTGCAATTAATGCTGATGGAATTGATACAGAATAAAAGTTCTATTGTAGATGAAGATCAAAACATCTTCCGGCTCACCCTTTTTCATCAAATAGGCTTTAAACATCCTGCCGTTCCTGCTACTAAAAACGAGGAATAATACATCTTTCCTTAAGGATTTAGTTATGCTGAATTTTATTAATCTATTGCTTTGGTGGACTATTTTAAAATAATTCCCTATAAATTTGGTGGACTAATAAGTTTAACATTATCTTTGCGCATCATTACAAATTATGAAACAACTGCATTTTAATTATACTATCTCTTTTGGCAAGCAAAATAGTTGCTGTTGTCCCGGCGGGACTATATAATCTTAACTAACATCCTTAACCAAATTTTTTTTAAACAAATACTCTACTAAATTAATAGACAAATGAAATATTTACTTACCACCATTCTAACCTTGTTTATCGCAATAAGTTCCTTTGCACAGGGAGCTTATACTATCTCCGGGAAGATATTGGATTCAACCAATACCCAGGTATTGCCCGGCGCAACCATAAAAATCAAAGGAACCAACGTAGCAACCGCTGCAAAAGAAGACGGAAGCTTTATTATTAAAGCATTTCAGCCATTGCCAATAACATTGGTAATTTCTTCTGTAGGATATAAAACACAGGAGTTTGTGGTGTCTAATACTTCTTCTTCTAATTCTTTTTCTTTATACGCACAGAACCAATTGGCAGGGCAAGTAGTTGTGTCTGCTTCAAGAAGATCTGAAAGTATTTTGAAATCACCTGTCACTATTGAAAAATTAGATATCCGGGCAATTAAAGAAAGCCCTTCTCCAACCTTTTTTGATGCATTGGAGAACTTAAAAGGTGTGCAAATGACCACATTAAGTATTGGTTACAAAGTACCTAATACACGTGGGTTTGCAGGTACTACCAATTCACGTTTCTTACAAATGGTAGATGGAGTTGATAATATTTCTCCGGGTATTGGGGCGCCCGTAGCCAATGCGGTTGGTCCAACTGAATTAGATATTGAAAGCGTGGAATTGATCCCCGGCGCTGCTTCTGCAGTATATGGCTTAAACGCTATTAACGGTATCTCTAACCTAAAAACAAAAAATCCATTTAAATATCAAGGCTTAAGTATCTATGCAAAAGAAGGCGTGAATCATGTTGATGGCAATGTTGTTGGTCCTTCTTTGTACCAGGAATATGCGATACGTTTTGCAAAAGCGTTCAATGATAAATTTGCGTTTAAAATAAATGCTGCTTATTCTCATGGAACAGACTGGATAGCAGATGATCAAACAGATCAATATGCTTCTTTCCCTGCTAATAAAACTACCAATGGCTCTTTAGGTTTGCCAACCGGTGTTTACAACCCGGGAGCAGACCTGGTAAATCGTTATGGCGATGAATACAATAGTGATCTGCAAAGCGTAAAATTAGCAGATGGTAAAACGTATGATATCAGCAGAACTGGCTATACTGAAAAAGATTTGACAAACTACGAAGTAAAAAATACTAAAGTAGATGCATCATTATACTATAAATTCAATTCTGACTTACAAGCATCTTACACTTATCGTATTGGTACAGCAACTAATAATTATCAACGTGGTAACCGTATCCATTTGGATGGAGAACAAATTCAACAACATGCTTTTGAAATAAAAAATAATGATTTTTTTGTAAGAGCATATTACACACAAGAGAATACAGGTCCGAATTCTTTCAACTTCCGTCCTTTAGCAGAAAATATTGATTTAGCATTTAAGAAGCCAACACAATGGTATAATGATTTTAAACAAGGTTTTGCCAACAATTATAATGGTAGCAATACGCTGGATGCGTTAACGGCAGCAAGAGCTTATGCAGATAGTGGAAGATATCTTCCGGGAACTGCGAGATTCGACAGCGTAAAAAATAAGATCATTCATACGAATAACTGGGATACAGTAGGAGCGCAGCTTTTATTAAAATCATCTTTTTATCATATAGAGGGTCAATATGATTTCAGCCATTTCTTTTCTAACAAAAGCTGGCAGTTGTTAGCAGGTGGTAACTATCGTCAATATACTGTTACTCCTGACGGAAACAACTATATCAATCCTGCAGTGTTAAAAGATCCTACACAGGCTGATGTTGATTTCTCTTATTATAACTACGGTGGTTTTATACAAGGAACTAAAAAATTAGCGGATGATAAATTGAAATTGATCGGTTCGATCCGTGTAGACAAAACAGAGTATTTTGATCCTAAAATAAACCCACGTATCGCAGCAGTTTATTCACCAACTGAGTTAAGTAACTTCCGTGTTTCATGGCAAAATGGATATCGTTTCCCGACATTGTTTGAAGGTTTTGCTTTCGTAAATAATGGTGGAGTAAAACGTTTGGGTGGTTTACCAATCACAGCCGGACCAACACAGGCATTTGAAAATTCTTACCTGAATAGCTCTGTTACAGCATTTAACAATGCAGTAAATAAGGATGTGAACAGCGCTAATCCTATTACAAAAGATTCAGCAATACGTAAAGAAAAAGGCTTATTGGTTCAAAGCACTTATTCTTATATTCAGCCTGAACATTTGAACTCGTTTGAAGCAGGTTACAAAGGTGTTCTGTTGGATAATAAATTGTTTGTTGATATGGATTTCTATTATAATCAATACAACAACTTCATTGGTCAATTGGATGTTACACAACCATATCGCGGTATCATTGGGCAAACAGGTGGAGCAAATGACAGCGTAGCCAATTACATTAACGCCGGTGGTGGCAAAGTGAAAAAATATAAATTATGGACCAACTCAAAAAGTAATGTAAGCAATTATGGTTTTGACATTGGATTGAACTATAATTTTTCTAAAACCTATAACGTTGGTGCAAACGTAGCCTTTGCAAAATTAGACCAGGTTTCTTCTACTGATGCGTTCACTCCCGCGTTCAACACGCCACAATGGATCACCAACATTTCATTTGGTAACCGTGAAATATTTAAGAACACAGGCTTCAACGTAGTTTGGCATTGGCAGGATGCATTCTATTGGAACAGTCCTTTGGCAACAGGTATAGTGCCTGCATACAGCACTTTAGATGCACAAGTTAACTATCGCATTCCTTCAGCAAGCACCACTATTAAATTAGGTGGTACTAATATTCTTAACTACTATCACGTACAATACATAGGCGGTCCATCAATTGGTGGTTTCTATTATGTGTCGTTTACGTTTGATGCTTCAGGGTTGAAAGCAAAAAAATAGTTTTTAGTTTTAGTTTAAAAGATGACCGGCGTTAAATTTTTAACGCCGGTTGTTATTTTGATACGATCATTAGTTCTTTACTCAGCATCGTTGTGAACTTATTCTGTTATCCGTTTCTTTCACTGAAAGAAACGAGATATTCTGCGAATTGTGCTTATGCTTTTAATTGTATATTCTCAGTGCTCTCTGCGTCTCTGTAAAAAAAGAAATATATCTTTACTCTCTATAAAATCACTCGACTAAATGGAAGGCAACAATCTTTTTCCCATATTTTTAAAGTTGGAGCAACTACGGTTGTTGATTATAGGAGGAGGTAATATTGGATTGGAAAAGCTGCAACGAGTGTTGGAGAATTCTCCCAAAACTTCCATCAAATTAATAGCAAAAGAAATTAAGCCGGAAATAGAAGAATTAGCAAAAAAACATTCCAACATCAGCCTTATAAAAAAAGAGTACCATATATCTGATCTCGAGAATATTGATCTGATCATTACTGCTATTAATGATGCCACAATAAGCGAACGAATTACCGTCGATGCCAAGCAAAAAGGCATATTAATAAACGCAGCAGACAAACCTGAGCTATGTGATTTTTACTTAGGGTCGATCGTAACAAAAGGAAATGTAAAAATTGCTATTTCAACTAATGGAAAATCTCCAACCATTGCCAAACGATTAAAAGAGATCATTGCTGATATGTTGCCTGATGAGCTTGATGAGTTACTGGAAAATATTGTAGCAATTCGGGGCAATATTAAAGGCGATATGCAGGAAAAGATCCGTCAATTGAATGAGTTGACAAAAAAACTTGCTCCCAAAAGCAATCAAAACAAATAATAAGTCTACTAATTTGGTAGGTTAATAAAGATACCTATCTTTGCTACATGGATAAAAATTCAGGGGAGTATAGTGTTCAGGAATTGGTAACTACCGTTGATGTTGTATCCTCTGAAGAGGAAATTGTGTCGGGAACCCGGCACGCTACCAAATACCTTTTAATACTTGCCGGAATTATTGCTTTAGGTTTATTGATATATTCATTATTACCCAATGCAGAAATAGATATCATCAAGCTCGAGCTTGCAAGAGACGGGCATCGTTTCTACTGGATGTTATTGGTTGGTTTTTTAGCAGAGATGATCGCAGGCTCTATGGGAATGGGTTATGGGGTTATCTGTACAACTATTTTATTGATCTTAAACGTTCCCCCGCCTGTTGTAAGTGCAAGTATTCATTCTGCAGAATCTTTTACCAGCGCTGCCAGCACTATCAGTCATTTTAAGTTAGGCAATGTCAATAAAAAGCTGATGAAGGCATTAGCTATTCCTGCTGTTATTGGAGCGGTGACCGGTGCGTTTGCATTGTCAT
The Ferruginibacter albus DNA segment above includes these coding regions:
- a CDS encoding precorrin-2 dehydrogenase/sirohydrochlorin ferrochelatase family protein; amino-acid sequence: MEGNNLFPIFLKLEQLRLLIIGGGNIGLEKLQRVLENSPKTSIKLIAKEIKPEIEELAKKHSNISLIKKEYHISDLENIDLIITAINDATISERITVDAKQKGILINAADKPELCDFYLGSIVTKGNVKIAISTNGKSPTIAKRLKEIIADMLPDELDELLENIVAIRGNIKGDMQEKIRQLNELTKKLAPKSNQNK
- a CDS encoding TonB-dependent receptor, which gives rise to MKYLLTTILTLFIAISSFAQGAYTISGKILDSTNTQVLPGATIKIKGTNVATAAKEDGSFIIKAFQPLPITLVISSVGYKTQEFVVSNTSSSNSFSLYAQNQLAGQVVVSASRRSESILKSPVTIEKLDIRAIKESPSPTFFDALENLKGVQMTTLSIGYKVPNTRGFAGTTNSRFLQMVDGVDNISPGIGAPVANAVGPTELDIESVELIPGAASAVYGLNAINGISNLKTKNPFKYQGLSIYAKEGVNHVDGNVVGPSLYQEYAIRFAKAFNDKFAFKINAAYSHGTDWIADDQTDQYASFPANKTTNGSLGLPTGVYNPGADLVNRYGDEYNSDLQSVKLADGKTYDISRTGYTEKDLTNYEVKNTKVDASLYYKFNSDLQASYTYRIGTATNNYQRGNRIHLDGEQIQQHAFEIKNNDFFVRAYYTQENTGPNSFNFRPLAENIDLAFKKPTQWYNDFKQGFANNYNGSNTLDALTAARAYADSGRYLPGTARFDSVKNKIIHTNNWDTVGAQLLLKSSFYHIEGQYDFSHFFSNKSWQLLAGGNYRQYTVTPDGNNYINPAVLKDPTQADVDFSYYNYGGFIQGTKKLADDKLKLIGSIRVDKTEYFDPKINPRIAAVYSPTELSNFRVSWQNGYRFPTLFEGFAFVNNGGVKRLGGLPITAGPTQAFENSYLNSSVTAFNNAVNKDVNSANPITKDSAIRKEKGLLVQSTYSYIQPEHLNSFEAGYKGVLLDNKLFVDMDFYYNQYNNFIGQLDVTQPYRGIIGQTGGANDSVANYINAGGGKVKKYKLWTNSKSNVSNYGFDIGLNYNFSKTYNVGANVAFAKLDQVSSTDAFTPAFNTPQWITNISFGNREIFKNTGFNVVWHWQDAFYWNSPLATGIVPAYSTLDAQVNYRIPSASTTIKLGGTNILNYYHVQYIGGPSIGGFYYVSFTFDASGLKAKK
- a CDS encoding DUF2490 domain-containing protein, whose product is MTVFLCAMQAQKTIAHTNMVWLGYNNTLQLNDRFSIVSEAQLRTRDNWMDHWSQLLIRSGVSYGINKKWSTAAGFAWFSNVQYVGKEALFKNEWRPWEDLQLKTKIANGVLTQRLRLEQRFLQLVSNNQLSSQYEFVFRTRYRIDALFPVNKQWQAGIGNEIIVNPQFIKTYRFFDQERIFAILNKKFSRTISLQLMLMELIQNKSSIVDEDQNIFRLTLFHQIGFKHPAVPATKNEE